In Agrobacterium tumefaciens, one genomic interval encodes:
- a CDS encoding LLM class flavin-dependent oxidoreductase produces the protein MTIAAPANTLPASFRPKRRLGFNTRVSFNDDAGPAQGLRDGIELYKAAERLGYQSGWAYQRHFDHYLSSPLPFFAAVGQHTRRITLGSAVIPMRYQDPILLAEAAGTTDLLIDGRLELAIATGANAAFDAVFGASDTDARTEAKRRQARFLSAISGEVLHTVTEAGTGSSPGAELRVTPHSPTLRSRIRQGSASLGSAIQAAELGIGLISGTVLHDHDEGETFGEYQARLIEAYRATWRRTWKSEPPPVAVAASILVGTTAELRDTYAAYDLERRTKGIAASRPKGALAPVAQPVGAQISPVFQGTPDQVIQAVYNDPGLSAADEIVLFLPPAFGLAQNVRLLTDLAHEVAPAFGWSPAPDP, from the coding sequence CTGCCTGCCTCGTTTCGTCCGAAACGCCGACTGGGCTTCAACACCCGGGTTTCGTTCAATGACGACGCCGGGCCGGCGCAAGGATTGCGTGACGGGATCGAGCTCTACAAGGCAGCCGAGCGGCTGGGCTATCAGTCCGGCTGGGCCTATCAAAGGCATTTCGATCACTACCTGTCGTCACCACTGCCGTTCTTTGCAGCGGTCGGCCAGCATACGCGAAGGATCACGCTTGGTTCAGCCGTGATCCCGATGCGATATCAGGATCCGATCCTGCTCGCCGAGGCGGCGGGAACCACCGATCTCCTGATTGATGGCCGGTTGGAACTTGCCATTGCGACCGGCGCAAATGCCGCTTTCGACGCGGTATTTGGTGCGTCCGACACCGACGCGCGCACTGAAGCCAAGCGCCGGCAGGCGCGTTTTCTTTCGGCCATCTCGGGTGAGGTTCTTCACACCGTGACCGAGGCCGGCACTGGCAGTTCTCCCGGTGCAGAACTGCGTGTGACACCCCATAGTCCGACATTGCGATCGCGAATTCGTCAGGGTTCGGCCAGTCTCGGCTCAGCGATACAGGCAGCCGAACTCGGCATAGGACTTATCTCCGGCACTGTCCTGCATGATCACGACGAGGGCGAGACGTTCGGGGAATACCAAGCCCGTCTGATCGAAGCATATCGTGCCACCTGGCGAAGGACATGGAAATCTGAGCCGCCGCCAGTCGCCGTTGCCGCTTCTATATTGGTCGGCACGACGGCCGAACTTCGCGATACATATGCGGCCTACGATCTTGAACGCCGTACAAAGGGTATTGCCGCATCGCGTCCGAAAGGCGCGCTGGCACCGGTCGCGCAACCGGTAGGGGCACAGATTTCTCCAGTCTTTCAGGGAACTCCGGATCAGGTGATCCAGGCGGTTTATAACGATCCCGGCCTCTCTGCAGCCGATGAAATCGTATTGTTCTTGCCACCGGCCTTCGGCCTTGCGCAAAATGTGCGTCTGTTGACCGACCTCGCGCATGAGGTTGCCCCTGCCTTCGGCTGGTCGCCAGCACCCGATCCATAA
- a CDS encoding LLM class flavin-dependent oxidoreductase produces the protein MTAEFISVSFPNASNDLTPLPDAPVDPVFLERYARALDDYGFNYTLIPYSSSSFDPFTLGATVLAHTKNIKIIVALRPNTVYPTVAAKSLATLDQLSGGRVVVHFIAGGSDEEQAREGDFLNKEERYERQEEYIRILRLAWTSKEPFDFDGKYYQFKQFRSAVRPTNGLIPISLGGSSDAAYRIGGSLCDIFGLWGEPLKETKQQIDRVYAEAAKAGRTDRPRIWVTFRPIVAETDELAWEKAHKVLDRLNENRQKGLARAPVNAATPANVGSQRLLDIAARGDVHDRALWYPTVTATNASGATTALVGSPRTIADSILDYIDLGADLISIRGYDNYNDAVDYGRYILPLVREGIREREEAKKKNAA, from the coding sequence ATGACCGCGGAATTCATCAGCGTCAGCTTTCCCAACGCGTCAAACGACCTGACCCCCCTTCCGGACGCGCCCGTCGATCCGGTTTTTCTTGAGCGTTATGCCCGTGCGCTTGACGACTATGGTTTCAACTACACACTGATCCCCTATTCTTCGTCGTCCTTCGACCCTTTCACGCTTGGCGCGACAGTTCTGGCCCATACGAAGAACATCAAGATCATCGTGGCGCTCAGGCCCAACACCGTCTACCCGACGGTTGCAGCCAAGTCGCTGGCGACACTGGACCAGTTGAGCGGTGGACGCGTTGTGGTCCACTTCATCGCCGGCGGCAGTGATGAAGAACAGGCGCGCGAGGGTGATTTCCTCAACAAGGAAGAGCGCTACGAACGACAGGAAGAATATATCCGAATTCTGCGCCTCGCCTGGACGTCGAAGGAGCCCTTCGATTTCGATGGGAAATACTATCAATTCAAGCAGTTCCGCAGCGCCGTCCGCCCGACCAATGGTCTCATCCCGATTTCACTCGGCGGCTCCTCGGATGCGGCGTATCGGATCGGCGGATCGCTCTGCGACATCTTCGGCCTCTGGGGCGAACCTTTGAAGGAGACCAAACAGCAGATAGACCGGGTCTACGCCGAGGCCGCCAAGGCGGGCCGAACAGATCGCCCGCGCATCTGGGTAACCTTCCGGCCGATCGTTGCCGAAACCGACGAACTTGCCTGGGAAAAAGCGCACAAGGTCCTCGATAGATTGAATGAGAACCGTCAGAAAGGCCTGGCCCGGGCTCCCGTCAATGCCGCAACACCTGCCAATGTCGGTTCCCAGCGGCTGCTCGACATTGCCGCTCGTGGAGATGTGCATGATCGTGCGCTCTGGTATCCGACGGTCACTGCGACCAATGCAAGCGGCGCAACCACCGCACTTGTCGGTTCTCCCCGCACCATCGCCGATTCCATTCTCGACTACATCGATCTCGGCGCGGATCTGATTTCGATCCGTGGTTACGACAATTACAACGATGCGGTCGACTATGGTCGCTACATCCTGCCGCTCGTTCGCGAAGGTATTCGCGAGCGCGAAGAAGCCAAGAAAAAGAACGCCGCGTGA
- a CDS encoding acyl-CoA/acyl-ACP dehydrogenase encodes MSYDPNVLDATTRILAEAAPDADQTGQFPWTGIRAVHEAGLLESTVAPRYGGEGATLSDAAHILAALGKGDPSVALISAMTIFNHLGQAAKGHWPEALYRRLLAEAKHQPLLLNAARVEPELGSPARGGLPATRARRTATGWSISGQKRFVTGAYGLTHFLVWAHTDEASPRVGTFVVPNKLPGITVIENWQSLGMRATGSHDVEFIDVEIPAENVLELVDPSIAQQDNRAHAAVTLALTAIYLGAAEAAQEAFIRFAYERVPANLGRPIAETERFVALSGEIDLLVSGARQIIFSALEGSLNDPDRLIRARLLAGRQIRDAAQIAVRGIGNPGLSANLGLERHFRDIQSVLVHAPQEDTSVSILGRSAFDRWKRERTAQASHPSIVSILKTA; translated from the coding sequence ATGTCCTACGATCCAAACGTCCTCGACGCCACAACGCGTATTCTCGCCGAGGCAGCACCTGACGCGGATCAAACCGGTCAATTTCCCTGGACTGGCATTCGTGCCGTTCACGAAGCCGGTCTGCTTGAAAGCACAGTCGCCCCCCGTTATGGCGGCGAAGGTGCGACGCTGAGCGATGCGGCACATATTCTGGCAGCCCTTGGAAAGGGCGATCCATCGGTTGCGCTGATCAGCGCCATGACGATTTTCAACCATCTGGGTCAGGCAGCCAAAGGCCATTGGCCGGAAGCGCTCTATCGTCGACTGTTGGCGGAGGCGAAACATCAACCGCTGTTGCTCAACGCCGCACGCGTCGAACCCGAACTGGGATCGCCGGCACGCGGTGGTCTGCCCGCCACCCGTGCTCGCCGCACCGCGACCGGCTGGTCGATCAGCGGCCAGAAGCGATTTGTCACCGGCGCTTACGGCCTTACCCATTTCCTCGTCTGGGCACACACGGACGAGGCATCACCACGGGTCGGCACCTTTGTCGTTCCAAACAAGCTGCCGGGTATCACGGTGATTGAAAACTGGCAGAGCCTCGGTATGCGTGCCACAGGCTCGCACGATGTCGAATTCATAGACGTCGAAATTCCCGCGGAAAACGTGCTGGAACTGGTCGACCCGTCGATCGCCCAGCAGGACAATCGTGCCCATGCGGCTGTCACATTGGCCCTGACCGCCATCTATCTCGGTGCAGCCGAAGCGGCACAGGAAGCCTTCATCCGTTTTGCCTATGAGCGCGTTCCCGCCAATCTCGGCCGTCCGATCGCTGAAACCGAGCGCTTTGTTGCATTGTCAGGTGAGATCGACCTGCTCGTTTCCGGGGCGCGGCAGATCATCTTCAGTGCACTGGAAGGCAGCCTGAACGACCCCGACCGGTTGATCCGCGCCCGATTGCTGGCTGGCCGACAGATCCGGGATGCCGCTCAGATTGCCGTACGCGGCATCGGCAATCCCGGGCTCAGCGCCAATCTCGGCCTTGAGCGGCATTTCCGTGACATCCAGTCCGTGCTGGTGCATGCGCCGCAGGAGGACACGTCCGTCTCGATATTGGGACGCTCCGCCTTCGACCGCTGGAAACGCGAACGAACTGCCCAAGCAAGCCACCCGTCCATCGTATCCATTCTCAAGACCGCCTGA
- the msuE gene encoding FMN reductase, whose product MSNNLIIGFSGNLARPSSTRRFVENVTESLAVQSGLQHAVFDVEDLGSSLATARSVSDLDPAARQIIQTIIEAEALVIGSPTYKGSYTGLFKHVFDLLDPADLRGKPVILTATGGGDRHALIVEHQLRPLFAFFEAFVLPTAIYTSSRDFTDGVPSPAIHSRVNQALAEASRLLAARSFSATIAAE is encoded by the coding sequence ATGAGCAACAACCTGATCATCGGTTTTTCGGGCAATCTCGCTCGTCCTTCGAGCACAAGGCGTTTTGTCGAGAACGTGACGGAATCTCTGGCAGTACAGTCTGGGCTGCAACACGCGGTCTTCGACGTTGAAGATCTTGGCTCATCGCTTGCCACAGCAAGGTCCGTATCCGATCTCGACCCCGCCGCCCGTCAGATCATCCAGACAATTATCGAGGCGGAAGCACTGGTCATCGGCTCGCCAACTTACAAGGGCAGTTATACCGGATTGTTCAAACATGTCTTCGACCTGCTGGACCCGGCAGACCTGCGTGGCAAGCCTGTCATCCTGACAGCAACCGGTGGCGGCGATCGGCACGCATTGATCGTCGAGCATCAGTTGCGGCCGCTTTTCGCCTTCTTCGAAGCCTTCGTGCTTCCGACAGCAATCTACACATCGAGCCGGGATTTCACAGACGGTGTGCCGTCGCCAGCCATCCATAGCCGCGTCAACCAGGCATTGGCGGAAGCGTCGCGGCTTCTGGCCGCACGTTCCTTCTCGGCAACGATCGCCGCCGAGTAA